A single window of Leptospiraceae bacterium DNA harbors:
- the fliD gene encoding flagellar filament capping protein FliD produces MPAYTISGLSSGQNTNDIIRKLLELEAKPIKRWEKENEYQKIQIKAWNELRNLTLNLQIKTKALTSFTAPFSSKKVSANEEGYITGEANRNAKSAKQEIEIMKLASKQKIAGSKVKLDTTLPAGQFSIISKDKRIDIDFAGGKLEDLQEKIRNFGSQIVKSNLMKVDSDNMVFSIHALQYGQEAAMKFLDPNGILQAAGIVGANVPEPAPTISSIRLSAEGQTSYQPEKFVNNAKPEFAATPGVNGGVLIKQNTAFAFPVDKFRIEKLSYLEFYPEKTTGTIPDYLAIGIYYETKDGEKLKYENIPAKGGKYVVPVATFARDNLITKIVLGNTGDAEMTVSEVKFVVPGEIQGAAINNIIAPAENALFKIDGIEVTRDTNENIKDAIEGVSFNLIKETTQPITMEISVETNKGVVMIKEFVDAYNELIKYSKEVSTANKDAKVDLSTAAEDNNAVDISEEYWKNKTKSGILAGDNAIIRLVAGLKTATSASYPSSAEPRYKVLSDIGISTGELGSNWKQIQEGLLKIDESTLSIALNDNPESIRELFASDNNNDNRVDDGVGVAILEHLKPYTQLTSGLVTSKIKLAESTISENSKKVKDFESHLVSFEKKLKQKYLNMEQGVGKNKAVGSYLKNNFQRRGGDD; encoded by the coding sequence ATGCCCGCATACACAATATCAGGACTTAGTTCTGGTCAGAACACAAATGACATAATCCGTAAACTTCTGGAATTAGAAGCAAAGCCCATTAAAAGGTGGGAAAAAGAAAATGAATACCAGAAAATTCAAATTAAGGCATGGAATGAGCTTAGAAATTTAACACTCAACTTACAAATCAAGACAAAAGCCCTCACATCTTTTACTGCTCCTTTTTCTTCCAAGAAAGTTTCTGCTAACGAAGAAGGATATATTACCGGCGAAGCCAATCGAAATGCTAAGTCAGCAAAACAAGAAATTGAAATTATGAAACTCGCCTCCAAACAAAAAATTGCAGGTAGCAAAGTTAAACTGGACACAACTCTGCCTGCGGGGCAATTCTCTATTATCTCCAAAGACAAGCGTATAGACATTGACTTTGCCGGTGGAAAATTAGAAGACTTACAAGAAAAAATTAGAAACTTCGGAAGTCAGATTGTCAAATCAAACTTAATGAAAGTAGATTCTGACAATATGGTTTTCTCTATTCATGCATTGCAGTATGGACAAGAAGCAGCGATGAAATTTCTAGATCCAAATGGAATTTTACAGGCTGCTGGAATTGTAGGAGCTAACGTGCCAGAGCCTGCACCAACGATCAGTTCTATCCGACTCAGTGCAGAAGGACAAACTTCGTATCAGCCGGAGAAATTTGTCAATAACGCAAAACCTGAATTTGCCGCTACACCTGGAGTGAATGGAGGAGTGTTGATTAAACAAAATACTGCCTTTGCATTCCCAGTAGATAAATTTAGAATAGAGAAACTTTCCTATTTAGAATTTTATCCAGAAAAGACAACTGGAACTATTCCTGATTATTTAGCGATTGGAATTTATTACGAAACCAAAGACGGAGAAAAACTAAAATACGAAAACATTCCCGCAAAAGGTGGAAAATATGTAGTCCCCGTTGCGACTTTTGCGAGAGACAATCTAATTACCAAAATCGTTTTAGGAAACACGGGAGATGCAGAGATGACTGTCTCCGAAGTCAAGTTTGTAGTTCCTGGAGAAATACAAGGTGCAGCGATTAACAACATTATTGCGCCAGCAGAAAATGCTCTTTTTAAGATTGATGGAATCGAAGTAACACGCGACACGAATGAGAATATCAAAGATGCAATTGAAGGTGTATCGTTTAACTTAATCAAAGAAACAACACAACCTATTACAATGGAAATTTCCGTTGAGACAAACAAGGGAGTTGTGATGATAAAAGAATTTGTGGATGCATACAATGAATTGATTAAGTATTCAAAAGAAGTAAGCACAGCAAACAAAGATGCAAAGGTAGATCTAAGCACAGCGGCAGAAGATAATAATGCAGTAGATATTTCAGAAGAATATTGGAAAAATAAAACTAAATCAGGAATCCTTGCAGGGGATAATGCTATTATCCGCTTAGTGGCAGGACTCAAGACAGCGACTAGTGCGTCTTATCCATCATCTGCTGAACCAAGATACAAAGTCCTTTCTGATATTGGAATTTCTACCGGGGAACTAGGAAGCAATTGGAAACAAATTCAAGAAGGACTTCTTAAAATTGATGAATCGACTCTGTCCATTGCTCTCAATGATAATCCTGAATCGATTCGTGAACTATTTGCCTCTGACAACAACAACGACAACCGAGTCGATGATGGAGTAGGTGTTGCTATCTTGGAGCATTTAAAGCCATACACACAATTAACATCAGGACTTGTGACGAGTAAAATCAAATTAGCCGAGTCTACCATTTCTGAAAATAGCAAGAAGGTGAAAGACTTTGAATCCCATCTCGTTAGCTTTGAAAAGAAATTAAAACAGAAATATCTCAACATGGAACAAGGCGTAGGCAAAAACAAAGCAGTTGGCAGCTACCTAAAAAATAATTTTCAACGTCGAGGCGGGGATGATTGA